The Bernardetia sp. ABR2-2B DNA window AAATTCAATCTATTTATCATCAATTTATTCATTTTTATTTTATTTATGATGAAGTTATTATGTATTTGCTTAGTGTTTTTTCGCTAAAATACTAAGTAAAAGCTATGTTATTTTTTAAGATTATGAAAGTCTTGATTACAAATAACTCTTTTTTTTGTGTAAAAAGAAAGTCAGTAGATTTAGAATTTAGAAATATTATAATCTATAAAAAAGCACTTATCAGAAAAAATCTAATAAGTGCTTTCTCAAAATTATTTTCTTATTCTTGTTTTATTTTAACGTATTCCTAAGTTTTGGTGCATTTCCAAAATGAAATAGCGAACAACAGCACGAATAGCATCTTTTTGAGAGTTAGAAGAAACATTATGTTTTCTTAGAAAATCATCTGAAAAAGATTTATCTCTATTAAGTGCCATATAACCCGTACAGACTGCATTTTCTAACTTATTTGTATTTGGCTTACATATTACTCTGAAAAAATCTGTCTTACTTTGTTTCCAACCATAGGTTTGATATTTTGCTCCAAAAATAGTAACATTATATCCTTCTACATCTCCAGATTCACTTCCTTTTTTTACCATCTTTTCAACTTCCAAATTGGTGCTATATGCGTTATTAGACCTATTATTTTTTATAGATTTTATTTCCATCAAGAAACGGTCAGAATCGCCAAATCGTTTTACTTCATAAAAATACTGTGTACGAGTTTTGCTTACTTCTATGATTCCCGTAAACCAACTATCACTATTTCCCTTTAAGCCAACTGCCCATTCTCTACCTTCAGGAGCAAGCCAAGAATATCTTGGAACAGTTTTGTTAAGTTCTTCAATTTGTTTGATAGTAGGAGAGTCCCCATAAATATCTTCCAAAACTTTTACTTTTGCACGTTTCAAGAGAGCATTTTTGCGTGGCTCTTGTTTGGTAGGTTTTCTTGACCAACGACTTTTAGCAACTGGTTCTGGGTCAAGGTCATTGCGCCTAGATAAGTTTTCTATAAATTTTCTACCTTCTTCCAAATTATAAAAAGTAGTATTTTCCAAGCGTCCTTTTTCATATTCATACACTAAATCCTCCTGTACAAGTCCTTTTATATCTAAGCGTTTTTGAATAAGACTGTCCAAATAAGGCTTTGCTAATGGCTCAAAAAACTTATCTTTTTCCAATGCATTCTTAAAGCTGTAAAGCTCTGAAGGTGTATCTGCTTTACCAAAAATATCATCTACTTGCTCTAAAAGAGTTTGCTTGTATTTCTCAACGTTTGTAGGTGTCAGAAATTCTATATTTTCAGGTGTTGTGATAGCATCTTTTACAGCTACTAAAGGACGAATATCTCCTTGATAATGCTGATAATATTTAGGCATTTCTAAAGGAATATCAATAAACATTGGACGTTCTTTTGTAAGTTTTCCAAGTCCTGTAAGGGTTTCTAATTGATTTGCAATTTCTTTATACTCATCAATAGCATTATCCATATATGGAAACTGTTCTTCACTAAAGTTTTTGTTTTTGAGGGCATATAATTTACGAAAAGCAATAACATGGTCTTTTCCTTCTTGTACGAGAGCTGCTAAATAAGTAGCCTTCAATTGATGTTCTTTGTTAGCATATTTTGCCACAACAAAGTTGCGAAGTAGTTTTTCAGTCTCTTCTTTTACATTTTGTGGGTTTTCGGCTTGATGAACTAGATAATTAGCATATTCTAATTTAGCAAGTTCGCTTCCTTCCTCTGCAAAACGCTTCATTACTTGATGTGCTTTGTCTTTTTGATAAGCAAAAGCCATATCCTCTATAAAATCACTACGACGGTTTCTAAAAAACTGCCATTTTGCTTTCAGGTAATTTACATTTTGGCTATATCTTACGCTATCAGTAACTGCAGCTTTGTCCAAAAACTTCATTCCTGTTACATAATCAATCTCAAATTCTAAGAAATAACGTGCTAATAAAAACTGACTTTCTGCACTTGCTTCTGTTTTCGTTGCTTCTTTATAGGTATCAAAAATATCCATAAGATAAAGGTCTGTATTGTCTTGGTAATACATGTGCAAATCCATACTATCTGCTACGATATTCAGCCACTTTCTAGCTGCCTCTAAATCTCTAGGAATATCTTCACTTCCAGTCATATAAATTTCGAAAAGCTCTCTAGCTGCTGGGACTTTTTGAGCAGAACTCGCTGCCATAGCTTCAGAATACCATTTTATAGCATTTTTGTAATCTCTGTATTCTCCACTCGTAAACATATCTCCCTTAAATGCATTTGCAATTTTGAGCATAGCAGTAGAGTTACCCTCTTTTGCTTGTTTCTTATATACTTTATAGGTGTCTTTAGAGATAGTTTGGGGAACAGAGCCACAGCTTACCATCAAAAAAGATAGCAGAAGAACTGAGAAGAAGAGTAGTAAGGGAGTGGTATATTTTTTTATATTTTTCATGAGAACTAGAATAATAATTTTTATGGATAGGAAAAAATGAGATGAAAGAAGAATAAAATTCAACTAAAAAAGTAGATAAAATTAATTTTAGAGTGCTAATTTAAGGGTTTTAGTAGAAAAAGATACATATTTTCTTAAATTTATTCTAAATCAATTTATACAAGAGTTTAAAAAATAAAAGTTGGCTTCGCATTTGTTTTATTATGACATATAATAGATTTTATATTTCTATAACTTTTCAAATTCAGTTTTGTTATTTTGAGTAACAAGCATTTAATTCAAACAAAAAATATCATGAAAAAAACAACTTTATTTATTGCCCTCTTTTTCTGTTTTTCTGCTATAAGTGGTTTTACTTTTTTTTCCAAAAATGAAGTAAAAGACAAACAAGAAACAGCACAAACAATAAAGAAACCTAAGATCGAATGGCTTACTTTTGAAGAAGCGATGAAAAAATCAGCAGAAGATAAAAAACCCGTTTTTATAGATGTCTATACAGATTGGTGTGGCTGGTGCAAAAAAATGGATAAAAACACATTTCAAACGCAAGAAGTGGTAGAATATGTGGCTCAAAATTATCACGCCGTAAAATTAGATGCTGAAAGTGAAGATGCAACTTCATTTGACGGACAAAAACTAACGTACAGGCAGCTCTCTGGAGGAGTATTTAAGATTACAGGTTATCCTTCTATTGTTTTGATAAATAGTAAAAAAGAGGTGGCTGTTGCTCCTGGTTATAGAGAAAAAGATGACTTTATAGATATGCTAAAGAAGTTTAAAGAAGATAGAAAATAGTATTTATATGAACGCCAAAATCTGAATAGTTTTCTACTAAAGCTGCTAAATAACTATGAGTGTAATTTAGAAAACTGCTTTTTTTTGATTAATTTGGCATATCTGATTGTTAAATTTTCTTGTAATTTAATTTTTATTTGTACAGATGTATGAAAAAAATAACATCCCTTTATTTGTCTAGTTTTTTGGTTATTCTAATTTCCTGTTTATCTATTAATTTTCTTCTTGCTCAAGATAACATTAAAGACAATACCAAGAGAGAATTAGTGATAAAAGGTGTTTATCATGGAACAAACTTATATATCCAAAACTCATCTACTTCGGATACAGAATATTGTGTAAAAGAAATATATGTTAATAATAAAGTAGTGAAATTCCCTGCCACTACAGCTTTTGATATTAATATGTCTTTTCTAAAGATTAATGATGAAGTGGTAGTTAAAATCATTCATACAGGAAGCTGCACTCCAAAAATTCTTAATCCACAAGCTATTAAAGACAGGCTTCCTTTTCGTTTTTCGTCTATCAACGTAGATATGAATACAATGATTTGGGTAACAAGGGGAGAGAAAAAATTTGGTCAATTCTTTATTCAAATCAAAAATAACCGTACTTGGATAGTTGAGAAGGTAATCAGTTGCAAGGGAAGCGCACAACAAAATGTATATACACTGCCTCTTACACATCGTGGAGGAGAAAATATTTATAGAATAAAATACTTAGACGTAACAGGGAAATATTATTATTCTCCTGAAATTAAGTTTGTATCTGAGGGCGAACAACAAATCAGCTTTTATCCAAAAAGTGTAACAAGTCGTATCACTTTTTCTCGTTCGACTAATTATCAAATCTTAGATAATAACGGAAAGTTAGTTTTACAAGGGGATGGACTTACAGTAGATTGCTCAAACTTGAGTTTGGGAGCTTATTATTTACTTTTTGAAGGACAAGAAGAGCGTTTTTTTAAAAAATAAATCAAAAAATTATAGCACAGAGAGTCCAACTTCGATAGTTTTTATTAACTCTTCTTTGTCTGGATTTGTCTTTCCAACTACTTTTAATCCACTATAAAACATAAATAAAAAAGAAGCCGTAGATTCTATGTTTTTTTGAGGATTTATTTCTCCATTCTCAACTCCTTTTTTAAGATATTCTATAAAAAAACCTTCAAACTCCTTCTTATTCTGTATAGCCATTTCTAATATATTCTCATTATTGGGAATGAGTTCGCTCATACAATTGATAACAAAACAGCCTTTCTCTTGCACACTTTTTTCTCCCATGATAGCAAGTAAAAACAGATTTTTCAAACCTTCTTTTATAGAAGGTTGATTACTTAGAAATGTTTGTACAGCTTCTTTACTCTGGTTTCTATAACTCTCTAATGCCTTATTGAATAGTTCTTCCTTTCCTCCAAAAGTATCATAAAGACTAGCTCTATTTATCTTCAAATGATTGACCAAATCTTGAATAGAAGTAGCGTGAAAGCCTTGTTGCCAAAATAAATTTGTTGCTTTACTTAATATTTCTTGTTCTTCAAACTGTTTTTTTCGTGCCATAATTATACTCAATTAATATATTTCCTTTTACATAAACCTTATAACCTTCTACAAAAAAAGTTCCTATAGTATTAGTATAGGAACGTCAAATCAATTCAAAAGTTTTTATCTACCAAAAAGTAATTCTTCACTTCAAAATGTATTTTTATTTTGTTTTGATACTACTCAATAGCTTCAAGTTTTGTGGATTTCGATAATCATATTGATACAAACCGTCTTTTCCTATCAACATCAAGATATTTTGATGAGCAATTACATCATATCCATGTATTGATTCATCCGAAGCCATTTCTTCCACATTTGATGGGTCAGTAACATTAAAAGCCTTCAAACCAGCATCTCCATCACATACAAAAAGTGTTTTACTTGTATAATTAGAAGCTACTCCCAAACCATGTGGATTTGTCATGGCTTGTGTATTGATTAAAGAAGGGTTTGATAAATCAGAAATATCTATTAGATGCAGTTCGTTTACGCCATCTCTACAATTTGTACCATTTCTAAGTGTTACATAAGCCGTAGTTTCAGAAACTACCACAGGGTCGCAGCTCGTAATATGCTCATAAGTAGAAACAAATCTAGGCTGATTAGGCTCATATAAATCATAAATATGCATTCCTCGTTGCGACCCAATAAATAAATTAGTTCCATAAGGAAAAAGTGTTTCTATTCCCCAGCCTAATTCTATTTCACTTTTCATTTGTGGAGACGTAGGATTAAGAATAGAATATGACTTTAGATTATCTCCATTTAATGTATAAAGATGATTTTGAGTAATGGCAAAACGAGCCATCGAACCTGCAACTCCTGAATTTGCCCCTTGACGAGCTTGTTCTTGATAGGCTATATACTCATCATCATTACAATTATAGTTAGTTACGACTTCTGTTTGTTTCCAATCTACTACAATTCCATAATTAGGGTCTGCATAGCCGTTATTTCCAAAAATTTGATTTGAGAATGTGTTTTCTACTCTTTCAATAAGTTGAGGATTTGTAACTGTATTAATATCGATAACCAACAAATCGGTATAGCTATCAGCGTATAAAGTATTTCCAGAAATGGCTATATCTACATTTCCAGCAATCGTTAGAAAACCAACTTGAAGTGGTGAAGCAGGATTTGAATTATCAATAATATGAACACCTTCATTTATTTCATTGATAAATAAGTAATCATTATAAAAATATATTTTACCTACTTCTTCTAAAGAACGAGGAGTTTTCAGCTCTACTGGAATACTTCTAAATTCGTCATAACTCATAAAGATAGGCTCATAGGAAATATAAGAGTAGTTACAATCATCTTGCTCACAACTAGATAAGAAAATGATGGAAAAGATAGATAAAAAAAAGAGCAGACTAGATAAACTAGACAAAGTAAATTTGCGATACATAACTTTAAAGGGAAATTATAAAAGATGAATGAATGATAGTGTGTGTTTAATTATTTTTTTAAAAACTTATAAGGGTAAAAGAAAATTTATTGAAAAATCCTTTCTGTTTGTCTATACGCAGAACTTCTTAAAAATGCTGCACTAGTAAAGTAGATTAATTAAAATAATCGTCGCCAAAATCAGAATTTATATGTTAAGAAATAATAATAATAAACTAAAAGCAAACTTTATTTTGGAACGATCGTTCTAAAACTATCTTTCAAATCAAAATTTGTTTTATCATTCAATCAAATTCAAAAAACATGAGCAATTCATTAACAGGAAAAATCGCAGTCATTACAGGTGGAAATAGTGGGATTGGCTATGCCACAGCAGAAGAGTTTTTAAAACAAGGTGCAAAAGTAATTATTACAGGTAGGAATACTGAAAAAGTAGAAAAAGCTGCCAAAGAATTAGGTGCAGAAGGTATTGTAGCTGACCAAGCAAACCTTTCTCATCTTGATTCTTTAGTAGAGAAAGTAAAAAAAGCTCACGGTAAAATAGATATTTTGTTTGTCAATGCAGGTGTATTTTTTCCAACTCCTTTGGGACAGATTTCAGAAGAATTATATGAAACGCAAATGAATATTAATCTAAAAGGTGCAATTTTTACACTTCAAAAGTTTTTACCAATTCTTAATGAAGGTGCATCTGTTATTAATCTCTCTTCAATAAATGCTTATACAGGTTCGGCAGGAACGGCAATTTATGCTGCTACAAAAGCAGCTCTAAATTCTTTTACAAGAACAGCAGCAGCAGAACTAGCTTCTAAAAATATTCGTGTTAATGCTGTAAACCCAGGGCTTACAGAAACTCCAATTTTTGAAAAAGTAGGAATGAGTGATGAGCAAGTTGAAGGTTTTAAGGCTTCTATGGTATCCAATATTCCTCTTAAAAGAATTGGTACTTCAGAAGGAGTTGCTAAATTAGTTACCTTTTTAGCTTCTGATGATGCTTCTTATATTACAGGTTCAGAATATACTATTGATGGTGGAATGACACTTATTGGTGCATAAAGTTTTGAAGGTATTTGTTTGATATAAACAAACAAATACCTTTTTTTTGAGAAATTACCATCTATCAGAATACAAAACTTCTCCATTCTGATTGTAATAATAAACAATTACTTTTCCATTTTTTAGATAATCCAAACGAGCAAAACCATAATTAGAATACGCAAAAAAAACTTTTTTATCTTTTCTATAATTTTTATTGATAAATGTTTTCTTCGAACCTGCTCCACTATTTATTTGTCGCCAAACTTTTTTTGGACTTTTTTCATTGAATTTATGATATTGAAGCGTATGTTCGTGTCCACAAACGTAAACCAAACTTGGATGTTTCTCAAAAATTGAAGAAAGGTTTTTCTTCAAATCTTGATATCTAGGATTCGAAATATCTTGTTCTGAAAAACCTGCTTTTCGCATCAAAACATAAGCTGTCCCCAAAATAGGTAAAGGAATATATAATTTTTTATTAAAATCTACTAATGGAAAAAGGTGAGGTCGTAAGGGAAATTTACCTCCATGCGAACTTTCGCTCTCTAGTAGATGATGCGCTGCAACAATTATTTTTTTATTTTTATTTGCCATAATTAGACTATCCAAACGAGTATAAATTTCTTGATTTGTTTCTAATTCACAATCAGAAGATTTATTTTTTTGGATTAAATATTGTGTATCTAGGCAAATCAAAATTATACTATCTGATAAATCAAGAACGGTTGGTGTGCTACAACTATTTTTAGGAAGATACTTATAACCTTTGTCTGTAATATAACCTTGCTCTTCACTTACAAAATCAGCTCTTTTATCTTCTCCCCAATCGTGATTTCCTGCTACAAAAATCACATTTTCTTTTTGATGATTTTCTACAATTTTAAGTTGTGAATCAATATGCTTTTCGGCTTCTTTCCTTTCTGCAATCAGTTTTTTATTTCCTTTTATTTCTTCCTTCGGAATCAAACCATACGGATAAATATTATCTCCCAAAAAAATCAAAGTAGCAGAAGGATTTTTAGCCAATTCTTTTTTCAGAGATAAAAAAATAGGCGTAAGCGAATCACTATTTCCTGCATCTCCTAGCAAAAAAACAGTTTTATCAATTTCTTTTTTGCTGTAATCAATAGAAAAATTAGAAAGAGGCGATAACTGAGAAACACTTTTACAGGAAAAAATAAAATTACATAGAAAGAAGAAAAATAGAAGGGAAAAAAGACGCTTTAGAAGAAGTATCATTTTTTTGATTTGAGACTTAGAAAATAGAATAGTGAAATCTACGTATTTTGATTTTGTTTTAAAATTCTTTTGGGCAAAAAGTTTTAATTTCAAAATTTAGTTAAGAATTTAATCGAAAAGCATACAATACATTTGCTTTTTGTCAAAAAAATAGGAATATTGTTTATATAATCGTAATCACGACTTAAAAATAACCCACAACAAAAAATAAATTATTGCATTATGGAAGAAATTTGGAAACAGCATTATCCAAAAGGAGTACGAAAGGACATTAACCCAGACCAATATAGTTCATTGATAGAGTTGATTGAAGAGAGTATAGAAAAATATGGAGATAAAACTGCCTATGTTCATATGGGTGTTGAGATGACTTTCAAACAAATTGGTAATTATTCAGCTAATTTTGCAGCTTTTTTACAAAATGAAACGAACCTAAAAAAAGGAGATAGAATTGCGATACAGATGCCAAACGTAATGCAATATCCCATTGCTCTTTTTGGTGCTATTCGTGCTGGTTTGGTCGTCGTAAATACGAATCCACTTTATACAGTTCGTGAAATGGAACACCAATTTACAGACGCTGATGTAAAAGCTGTGGTAGTATTAGCAAACTTTGCTGATAGCATAGAAAAAGTATTGCCTCACACAAATATTGAAACTGTTATTGTTACAGAAGTGGGAGATATGATGGGAATGTTTAAGCGTTCCCTTACCAATTTCGTTGTGAAACGTGTCAAAAAAATGGTTCCTTCTTACAGTCTTCCTCGTGCAATTCCTTTCCGTTATGTACTTGCAAAAGGCAGAAAATATCCATTTACACCTGTAAAAGTAGAAAGTTCAGACAACGCATTTATTCAATATACAGGAGGAACAACAGGGGTAGCAAAAGGTGCAGAACTGACACACAGAAACGTAATTGCAAATGCCGAGCAGATAAAAGAATGGATGAAACCACTTGCTAGAGAAGGGCAAGAAGTAGTTTTGACTCCTTTGCCGATGTATCATATTTTCTCTTTAACTGTAAATACGTTTATTTTCTTTGCCTATGGTTGTAGTAATGTTCTGATTACCAATCCTAGAGATTTACCAGCTCTCATTAAAGAAATGGCAAGTAATAAAATTACGATAATGACAGGCGTAAATACGCTTTTCAATGGACTTGCAAACCATCCAGACATAAATACAGTAGATTTTACACGCCTAAAAATTGCTGTTGCTGGTGCGACTGCCGTACAAAGTGCTGTTGCCAAAAAATGGAAAGAAGTTACAGGAAATTCATTAGTTGAAGGCTTCGGACTTACAGAATGTTCGCCTGTGGTAAGTTGTAATCCTGTTGTTGGAGATGTACAAATCGGAACAATCGGAATGCCACTTCCAAGTACGGAAATCAAACTTATTGATGATGATGGAAATGATGTAGAAGGATTTAATAATCCAGGTGAGCTTTGCGTGAAAGGACCTCAAGTAATGAAAGGATATTGGCAAAGAGCTGATGAAACTTCTAATTGTTTGGGAGCAGATGGATGGCTCAAAACAGGCGATGTAGCTATTTTACAAGAAGATGGTTTCCTTAAAATTGTTGATAGAAAGAAAGACATGATTTTGGTTTCTGGCTTTAATGTCTATCCAAATGATGTAGAAGATACAATTGCAATGTATCCAAAGGTAATGGAAGTAGCAGCCATCGGAATTGATGATGCAAAATCAGGAGAGGCTGTAAAAGTATTTATTGTCAAAAAAGATGAATCATTGACAGTAGATGAAATAAAGAAATACTGTAAAGAAAACATGACAGGTTATAAAGTTCCAAAACATTATGAGTTTAGAGAAGAACTTCCAAAGTCAAATGTAGGAAAAATATTGCGCCGTGTATTGAAAGATGCAGAAAAAGAAAAAATGGCAAATGTTTAGTTTTTTCTCGTTCTGATTTATTCTGACCTTCTAAGCGATACAAATTTATTTTGTGTCGCTTTTTTTATACACAGAATAAAAACTGCCTACTAGAATCAAAGAAAGCAACATTAGAGAAATTCCACTCACAATAAAATTACCTATATGAAAATTCTCTTGAAAGTAATACATAAAGAAAAAACGAATAGAAAATAAAAACACAAAACAACTGAACAAAGAAAGCCAATAATTGAGAGAAATAGAATGAACAGTTTTAGTATTTTGAGGTAATTTATAAACCCAAAAAGCAATACAAACCCCACCTGAAAGCGTACTCAAATGCTGTAAAAACTTAAAAACAGGAATAGAATAGAAAATAGTTTTGGTCTGTAAAATAGGAAAAAGCTCTACAAAAAATCCGTCATGATGCGTAAAACCGTCCCAAAAAAGATGAGAAAAAGCTCCTAAAAGCAAAGAGAAAATAATAACTAGAAAATGCTTTTTAAAATAATCAGTAAAATCAAAATCTAAGAAATCATTAAAACGAGTTTGCAGAAAAAAAGGCAGATTTTTGAAAAGTGTTTTTTTTACGAGCAAATGAAACACAAAACAAAGCATAACTCCTAAAGGTAAATCAAACCAAAAAATACCAAAAAGAGTATGAGAAAAATCACTACGCACCTTCAAACGCAAAAAATATTCAAAATCAGGTGTCATACTTCCAATAATGAGAGCTGTCAGAGAAAAATAACACTTCCCTAAAATTCCGAAAGGCAAAATGATTGCAGGATGAGAAAATGTAAAGGGCATTTAAAAAAGTTAATTGTAAGACTATTTTTTTTATTAATTTACACAAAAATACTAGAATTTGAATTTGCTCCTTTATGCTCGTCTTACTACTTTTTGCTTGTCTTTTTGTCTTGCTTCTCAAAGGCTATCCTGTTTCCTTTACTTTGGGAGGAGTGGCTGTTCTGTTTGGAGTTTATCTTTTTGGATGGGATTTTTTCAATCTGCTTCCTCTTCGGATCTATGGAACGATGACAAATTTTGTCTTGATTTCTGTGCCTTTATTTGTTTATATGGGTGTAATGCTTGAAAAATCAGGGATTGCAGAACGTCTCTTGGAAACAATGGCTTTGCTTTTGGGTCGTTTGCGTGGTGGACTTGCCATTGCTGTTGTGATTGTGGGTGCGCTTTTGGCTGCTTCTACTGGCGTTGTCGGTGCAACAGTCGTAACGATGGGACTTTTGAGCCTTCCCACAATGCTAAAACGAGGTTACAAACCTGAACTAGCTACAGGAACAATCGCCAGT harbors:
- a CDS encoding glucose 1-dehydrogenase, with the translated sequence MSNSLTGKIAVITGGNSGIGYATAEEFLKQGAKVIITGRNTEKVEKAAKELGAEGIVADQANLSHLDSLVEKVKKAHGKIDILFVNAGVFFPTPLGQISEELYETQMNINLKGAIFTLQKFLPILNEGASVINLSSINAYTGSAGTAIYAATKAALNSFTRTAAAELASKNIRVNAVNPGLTETPIFEKVGMSDEQVEGFKASMVSNIPLKRIGTSEGVAKLVTFLASDDASYITGSEYTIDGGMTLIGA
- a CDS encoding thioredoxin family protein produces the protein MKKTTLFIALFFCFSAISGFTFFSKNEVKDKQETAQTIKKPKIEWLTFEEAMKKSAEDKKPVFIDVYTDWCGWCKKMDKNTFQTQEVVEYVAQNYHAVKLDAESEDATSFDGQKLTYRQLSGGVFKITGYPSIVLINSKKEVAVAPGYREKDDFIDMLKKFKEDRK
- a CDS encoding DUF4184 family protein; this encodes MPFTFSHPAIILPFGILGKCYFSLTALIIGSMTPDFEYFLRLKVRSDFSHTLFGIFWFDLPLGVMLCFVFHLLVKKTLFKNLPFFLQTRFNDFLDFDFTDYFKKHFLVIIFSLLLGAFSHLFWDGFTHHDGFFVELFPILQTKTIFYSIPVFKFLQHLSTLSGGVCIAFWVYKLPQNTKTVHSISLNYWLSLFSCFVFLFSIRFFFMYYFQENFHIGNFIVSGISLMLLSLILVGSFYSVYKKSDTK
- a CDS encoding metallophosphoesterase; protein product: MILLLKRLFSLLFFFFLCNFIFSCKSVSQLSPLSNFSIDYSKKEIDKTVFLLGDAGNSDSLTPIFLSLKKELAKNPSATLIFLGDNIYPYGLIPKEEIKGNKKLIAERKEAEKHIDSQLKIVENHQKENVIFVAGNHDWGEDKRADFVSEEQGYITDKGYKYLPKNSCSTPTVLDLSDSIILICLDTQYLIQKNKSSDCELETNQEIYTRLDSLIMANKNKKIIVAAHHLLESESSHGGKFPLRPHLFPLVDFNKKLYIPLPILGTAYVLMRKAGFSEQDISNPRYQDLKKNLSSIFEKHPSLVYVCGHEHTLQYHKFNEKSPKKVWRQINSGAGSKKTFINKNYRKDKKVFFAYSNYGFARLDYLKNGKVIVYYYNQNGEVLYSDRW
- a CDS encoding AMP-binding protein, which produces MEEIWKQHYPKGVRKDINPDQYSSLIELIEESIEKYGDKTAYVHMGVEMTFKQIGNYSANFAAFLQNETNLKKGDRIAIQMPNVMQYPIALFGAIRAGLVVVNTNPLYTVREMEHQFTDADVKAVVVLANFADSIEKVLPHTNIETVIVTEVGDMMGMFKRSLTNFVVKRVKKMVPSYSLPRAIPFRYVLAKGRKYPFTPVKVESSDNAFIQYTGGTTGVAKGAELTHRNVIANAEQIKEWMKPLAREGQEVVLTPLPMYHIFSLTVNTFIFFAYGCSNVLITNPRDLPALIKEMASNKITIMTGVNTLFNGLANHPDINTVDFTRLKIAVAGATAVQSAVAKKWKEVTGNSLVEGFGLTECSPVVSCNPVVGDVQIGTIGMPLPSTEIKLIDDDGNDVEGFNNPGELCVKGPQVMKGYWQRADETSNCLGADGWLKTGDVAILQEDGFLKIVDRKKDMILVSGFNVYPNDVEDTIAMYPKVMEVAAIGIDDAKSGEAVKVFIVKKDESLTVDEIKKYCKENMTGYKVPKHYEFREELPKSNVGKILRRVLKDAEKEKMANV
- a CDS encoding TetR/AcrR family transcriptional regulator, with amino-acid sequence MARKKQFEEQEILSKATNLFWQQGFHATSIQDLVNHLKINRASLYDTFGGKEELFNKALESYRNQSKEAVQTFLSNQPSIKEGLKNLFLLAIMGEKSVQEKGCFVINCMSELIPNNENILEMAIQNKKEFEGFFIEYLKKGVENGEINPQKNIESTASFLFMFYSGLKVVGKTNPDKEELIKTIEVGLSVL